A stretch of DNA from Planococcus antarcticus DSM 14505:
AAAACTGCTGTCGGGGAAAACTTGGATTCATATTGTCCCATCTTCTCCCAGCATGGAACAATCCGTTAGCTATACCCATAGGTGATCAGAGCAATGAAAGGAAGATGAAGCTGCATGCAAGTTGATAAAATTAAAGGCCATCAGACAGATCAGTTGATTGAAGCTGTTTTGGCCCTGAAGGATAAGGAAGAAGCTTATCGTTTTTTCGATGACTTATGTACGATCAGTGAACTCCAATCGCTGTCTCAGCGGCTGGAAGTGGCGCATATGCTTCGCATGAAAAAAACATATGAAAAAATAAAGAACGAAACAGGCGCCAGCA
This window harbors:
- a CDS encoding YerC/YecD family TrpR-related protein is translated as MQVDKIKGHQTDQLIEAVLALKDKEEAYRFFDDLCTISELQSLSQRLEVAHMLRMKKTYEKIKNETGASTATISRVRRCLNYGNDGYDEMLERLYPDEKPFELRKD